In Acropora muricata isolate sample 2 chromosome 13, ASM3666990v1, whole genome shotgun sequence, the DNA window TGTGTGACGCTGTCTGTTAACCTTTGAGGCAAATGAAACAGAGAAAATTGTGGCAACGCAACTCGCATTAAGGAATACACCAAGCATGTTTCAATTGATCTTTATTTGGTAAGATGAATAAATCTGCGCAAAAGGTGGCAAATTAGGGATTATAAGATTTGTCCGCAAAGAAGCATTTGCACTGTCGTGGTTCATGGGACGAACCTTTGATCTTCCTGAAAAGAGATGCTCTTGGCAGGTCCTGCGTTCCAATTACGCCAGAAGCCTATTAGTTGAAGCATGCAATtgcactatattcctgtcacggagTTTTCAagtagaccgatttattttcaGATCGAATTTCCCGTGAATGAGAGTCCCGTGAAAGCGccctgaccaatcacaagaaatttATTTGACGTCATTGCGTCGCTGGCCCGGAACTGcgtttctttcacaaaagaaatggCATTCTAAAAGTAGATCGGTCTGAAAACAAAAACCGTGCCATAGGCTTAGTACGGGGGTTGTATGCTCCTTCTCGTCGGCTCCCGCTTTAACTCAATACCTTCTCTGTCATTCTACTTCACCTTAATCAGTGTCCAGGCCTCAGTTGTTGAAGTAAGAGGCACCGTTGATCACCTACTAGATAAATTGCCGTGTGGGtaaatcaatttgtttttctcgtTCTCATCTGCTAGATACTGCCCAATTCAGTTGATAGTGCCATGCGCTTTTAATACGCGATCGAGGGTAGGTCTACTCGCTTTAATTTGTCGCGCGAGACAGTTTCAAAGCAAAAGACAGCTATCGTGAAAGAGAACGCAACGTTTGTCTGGAAAAACTGCCGATGCCCGTGACGCAACGCATGCATTGGTACACTCACCAAGACAGCTATTGCCATGATAACTACAAGAGCTATGCATCCAATAGATGTTGCTACAATAGCTTCAGCCGACACCTCAGGCCAGTTCTTCTCTGTAGACGACTCCTTCGTTGTCTGAATGGCATGATCACAGTTTGACTGTTGTTTAGCTGttgaaaagttataaaaatgcattaaattGTCATTGTACAAATGTTTATAGTACAACTGTTATGAGCACAGCTTTTGAGATCGGTAAAACTTTCaacctcttctttttcttgttgccACAACAAAGGGCGTTAGTCTGGGTTTAAGATACTGTGGTGCAATCTACGCCTCAAAAATGAGGCGAAATCTTTaggaaaaatgaattcaaaggTGAAGGATCTGACCAGTTAATTAACAATAAATTGACTATAGTGCAAAACAACTAAAGTGAGGCAGGGGATTGCAGTGAAATACCTCTTTCTGCTTCTTGAATCGAACTCGTCCGAGCCAAGAAGATCGAGGTCAGGCTCGATGCTGTTTCTTGCTCCTCCTTGCGCGACAGACAAGTATACATTTCCAAAGCAAtggcataatgagattcaaacTCCTTTCTttaggcgtcacaaggtgtcgtGCAATGTCATCTTTAACTTGAGAGCACTATCTACTACTGATTGGTTAGGGTTTTCGTTATGGGTAGTGCTCAACTATAGTAAGAGCTACTAGTGCAGTGGTCAACCTCAGAGCTATCAAATAAACTAtagtaaaacaaacaaagctaTCACAACTATTTTACCTTCTTTTCCCCTAAAACAAACGCTTGAGCTTGCACAATATTGCTTTCTCAACGGTACATCGTCTTTGTCGTACTGACACCAATGACAGCTGACAATTCCTTCACAAGTTACTGAGCTATTTTTTGCACTGCAGTGAGGATCGAAACACTTTGCTAGACCTGACCTCTGATTATCGCATTTAGTTGTACGGTTTGGGGGCCCGAAAACACTAGGAACAAAGGCTTGAGGGACTGAGGGCGGACATATTGGAAGACTGGAGTAATCAAAGAAAGGAATAAATTAGAATCAAttttgagagaaaattgaaataatttttaaattataCGTTTAAGATTTTACTTAAAAGCAAAATCTAAACCTGGAACTGCCGTTTAGAGGTGTTAAAAGCAAGCAGCCTCGCCAAGTATCGGCTATGCCATACTCATGAAGCCCAACATGGAAGAAACAGCTGACCATGGCTGCCTGATACATGCGCGGCCGACATGATGGTGCGCATGCGTACCGTGATGAACAAAGCACGGGGTTGGTATAACGTGTGTCCACGTTTCTTTTCAAGCCTTCTTTCCAtttactttcagtattttcaacgACGATTGACATGAAGTTCATAATGAAATctctgtgattggtcaaaccgactTGATTATAACTCCACGATTCACGCAACCTATGTCACGCACGTGCATTATGTATCAAACATAcgcacgcaacctacgtcagcAGTGATTTTGTTTGCTACAAAATCTGAGCAAAATTTTCAAGACGCCATTATgcttgtaaaataaaatattgctaTTACGATTAATTCTTTTATGAAACGAATACAAAAAACCCTACTTCCTCGTGCATTGCTGGGCACTTGGTAATTTTTAAGAATACTTGTGCTTCTCTAACCACTACACTCGTGTTCTTAAGAATTCCTGACTGTTTATATAACTCAACGATGCACTAGCCGCGTTTTTGTAACTTTAGTACATCACACAGTGGCCTACTGCATCACGGtttgaagcaaaacaaattagGGTAAATTATGACACCTAACTGCTCGCTTGAAGCCGATTATCGAAAGGAATGCACTGAGTTTCATGTTAGACACATTGTCATATATGCAGCGTCGaccaaaaaaagcaataaattaCGCCCACAGGCTCAATTAATGGACCATCAAAGGTAATCTTGTACCCAGATCTCTTGTGCCTTCGCTCGCCACaagagatctgggtacgagattacaTCAAAGGTAAAAGCAGAGTACTAAATTTACCCACCAAAATTTACTCAGATACCCACGTGGGTGTAAGCCCTAGTTAAGGCCTCACTACCCTATAATTAAGTGTAAACTAACACTGATCTCCAGACATGCACGTCATTAAATGCACCTTCTATTTTGGTAAATACCATGAACTGTCCAGCCAAGTGTAAGCGTAGACCACATATTTAGGGTTCGTGTTTGTGTTTCGGTTATTTTTGGGTTAGGATTACGGTTACTGTTTTGTGTCTCTATAAGGAGTATTGTTAGGggaacacttcatgacctttactGTCCGTATTTCTCCCACAAGTGAACAGATGATAAAGGAAAGAAAGACGAGGAGACACTCTGTGACACTTATTAAAAGTGGCATGCATCTAACTGACTACAGTCCTAAACATAGCAATAATGATGACTTGTGAGATCTCAACCAGTTGGAATTCATAATACTTGTTCGAACGTATCAACACCTATCCTTCAGTATCATGATTAGAACTCGACAGAATCCAAATGAGGACTAAGTTCACAATAAATTTGTAACTAATTGAACAAACCTGCTGAGTGGGAACTGGCTGGGGCAATAATCAAATTGCATTGGCGAAGTGCAAGGACATTCACACTTGGGTGACAAATAAGAGCATTTACGATCTGAGGAACATGAACACGACTCTGCGACACAAAACTTCGCGTCCCGCACAGCTACGCCTAGAGAAGAAAGTGCAAAAATGACGATTAATTAGAACTTAAGTGCACGTTTAAAACAATTTCGACGATTAGCTCTTCATGTTAAATTTCTAGAGAGATAAATGCAAGTGAGTAACTGACAAACCTAAGTAGGCGTTGGTTCCCATGATTTTGCTCAGCTGATACTTGCTACAGCTATCACTGTTTTTTATTTCGTCTACAAAACCATTGGGCAATTGAACTTCATAAAAACTTTGTTTCCGTATTTCTTTAAGGTTACGGCATTGCTTTTTCCTGAGATAACCTCGGTTTATCAAGTGTTCGGCTAAGCTCTTTTCTTTCTGTGTGATATGCACGTATTCCACGTCGGCCGCTGTAGCTGTTGAAAGCAAGAAGTCTTCGTGCATTATCAAGAAGCCAGCGTCATTCATAACAAAGCAAAAGTAAGTTTTCCTGTCTTCACACTCTGGATACACTTTGGTCAGTAACCTAGACaaaaatcgaagaaaaaaataatttgtgcCAGGTCCTTGAATTCAGGGAAGGTCAATCAGGAATCGATAAAAAATGTCCAACATTGTAATCAGTCATTACCTGTGAAAATACCTCAGACTGAAATCAGCTCCCATTACCCCTATCACATCGTCATTGGTTTGATGAATGTAGCGAGGCTCCCCGAGGAAAATCGCCCGAGCTGCAGTAATCACCACCCCTGCTCCAGGCGACTGGGGACCAGCAGAATCCAAATAAGGAGTGGTGAGGGAAATTGAACCAGTGTTAGCCAAGGCAGTGTAATACCTGTTGACAATGACGTTACCGTGTGTTAAAATTTCGACCTTACTTGCACAAAGAGAATATTGTAGGGCAAGTTATTTGTCTCAGATTTCTTAAGCAAAGCTATCGTCACGACGATCACATTTATGAGGTCTTCGAATGAAATCTTCAAAGTTACGGCTTGCAGCCAGAGTAGCGTTAGATGAAGTACTGAGTTATATAGAGGTATGACGCTGACAGCAGTCACTTACCAGGGCCTTTTTCTGTGGTCATAGCCTTTCTCTGACGTAGTTCCTGGCGCTATTCGAAAAACACCATTTGAGGTCCCAATATACCTCCAAACCAAATATTGCGTGAGCTCACTTTTGTCACGCAACCACAAGTCTTCAACTTTCCACGTGGCAATCACTGTGTCACGTATTCCTGATCTTAATCCAGGATTCGGAACTGTCCCTGTTTTGTCTGTCATGTAAGCTTTAAAACGGTCCACGTCTGCCTTTGTCTCCTTATTTCCAATGTAATTGTAAGGATTGGAGAAGGCCTCGGGTGCAAACCCTATTGTTGTGCTATCTATGGAGCAATGATCACATCGTCAGCAAATTCACGCAATTTAAGTCTAGTAATTTTCTTACGTCATCAGTttgctccataatcttatgcACGCAGTGAAGTCATTGAAAGGCATTTCTGGTAACTTTAATGGATTTGGAGGAACTAATTTTGATAAAGTAATGTCAGTGTTGTAAAATAATTGGTTGATGGTTCGCATGCAGCCGTCGAGTAACGGGATGTATTTGGGAAGCTGCAAAGCACTCGAAAGGCTTGAGGCGATAACCGAGTGCTACTCTTACGCTTACCCCGcacttagcaacctcccgcgtgtATCCATACGGAGGCATGCTAACCATGAGCCAACTATTAATTGTTCAAAAATAATCCAACCCAAAAgtcattattataataattattatctgatttattatttaaatttaaccctcATCAAATTTCACGTGACTTCAGTAACACGCTTAAATAGATTGctaatttattttagaaatcacAGACTTTAGCTCCGCCTCAAATATAGACACCTCTCGCCAGCCTTTTTAAATCAGAAGGTTAGAACTACATTCGATCACTCACAAACCCAAGTAAACGCCGCTATGGCGTCTTGTTAGTCACCAGTACCTCGGAATTACATAATAGGCTTACCTTTTtcacacaaaagtccaaaatgAGAGCATGGTTTCTGTGGCGGATCCAGATCGATCCGATGATAATTAAACGTGTATCCTAACGAAacgaaaatataatatttaacaatactAAAGCTACGATGTTGTAACTTTTGCTGACAGACATGaagttatttcttttattatgGCCATTACCAGGAGCCTATAaacaggagcatgcaactccactatatttctgtcacggcgttttcatagaccgatttatttttagatcgaatctactttgaatgaaactcctgtgggagtgccataaccaatcacaagacactagttgacgtcactgcgttactggaccggaactgcgtttctttcacaaaagaaaaggtgtactaaaaatagaccagtctgtaaaaatACCGTGACATAGACTTAGTacgggagttgcaagctcctgctcatctgCTCCTGCCATTACCTTTGGGTATCTGGAGCGTGTTCAGCTCATCTTTAGCTTGTGATACTGGAACAACAACTCCAAGTGAAAATTCAGTTCCTTCTAATTGTGTCCAGTGGTAGGTTGAGTTCACATTTCTTACTGTCACGCCATCTTTCTCTGTTTCGCCTCTTGGAAGGAATCGCTTTGATACAAATGTCTTAGATCCTGATTTTTCACTGTAAAGGAGAAAAATTGATATCTCTCCAAAATAATGTACAGCTATAACAAATCTAAAACCGCTCCATCAATCGAAGATGTCCTCTTCTCTTCCACATTTTCTCTCTACATTCTGTTGAATAAATTCTTTAAATCGCTTTCATACAAATGTCTTAGATCCCTTTTTATTACAGAAAACAATGGAGATTATATTTCATATATCGTTCATATAATATAGCTATAATCAATCTAAATATAGGTAACAGATATGTAAAGGATGAATAGGAGAGTTCATATATTTGAGTGATATATTTGTTACACAAGAAGTATCTTCTATTGTCCTAGCTATCTAATTCACCTGCCGTGCCAACGTTGAATTTAATTCCTAAATTTAGTTCGACACGGTAGTAGTGCGACGCGGTTTGAAATGGCCTTAGACTTTCCCATATTGATGCTAAACAAGCTGCGTATCTTTGCAACCATCTTGttttttacttctttctttatttttttaagtggttaattaagaaaaaaaccATACTTGGAAATGGCGTTAAAGACTTCATTAAACTCGGATTCAGGTTCCAGTGCTCTTATGTCCAAATAGACCGGGTCATCATATGCACCAGAAGGAGTTGGTAACAAAGGATGCACCATTGTCCTTCCAGGTTTGTTCGTCATAAATGCATATGCACCGTGTCCTTGATTCTGAAACAATGAGATGTCGGATGTGAGGTCGTCCATGCTGAAATCTGTGCCTGTGACTCCAATGAAGCGGCCATTGTGATAGCAAGGCAGAGTAATTGTCACAATTAGTCCTAAGGGGagagaaaataaatttaaaatattagttTAACTCCAACGGTTAGAGTAAGGGGCACTGTCACGATAGGTTTGCCGTTTTTACGTCATAATTGGTTCATAAAAGAGACGTGGCACTTGATCCAAAAACAATGACATTGCTTATAAATGAAAGAGCATgatataaaatgaatttttcccGCATTATTATTTTGGGAATGTTTGAAAAAGGATCATGCTAAAACTTGAGCACGTTGAccaatttttttcaaggttcAATTCTTTTCTTCCCCGTCGCCATGCTGAggtgaaaatgacaaaaattgatTCATTGTACTAAGAAAGACCATGTAAAAGACACTCATGATAGctttagtttttatttccattCAGTTTTATTAAGAGTTCCCTTCATTTGGCGAGACAATGTTATCCCGTCACAAGATAAATCACAGTCCAGTCCTACCAGACCAACACTGTCTCAGAGTTTTCAAATAAcagaggagaaagtgctgcctttgtaatgacatctgaAAACGGTTGCTAggctttctagtcttctcgcaGATAACGACCATAAatcgtaggtcccgtctcacagcaCTTGGGTGGAACGTCAAAATTACTCTTTCTGTACTGAGGGCACCTACGTTACTTTCAAATAAGAGTTGTAACGGCTGCCACTTGCGCCATCAGGAAGTCGCCCATTAACCTTTGTAAAGGGTTTTGAGTCTTTGTGGAAtaaagcgctatataaatacctcaattaatttaaaaataactCAGTGATAGCCAAGATAAAGTAGGTGATGTTTCGAGCGAGCGCTTCATCAGCGCCAATAGACTTTTTTGGTTAAACTGAGTTCCTTACCTAGGCCAAAAGCGTCGACGTATGGAACAGAGACCACAGGTTGAGTCAGTTGTTGTACAGATGCAAATAGGGTGTAATATGTTGCCATTTTACTTCTAAGAGTTGATATATCTGGCACAGGTGTAAATATTCCAGGctaaggaaagaaaaaaaaccagaCATCAGGAAAATAAACCTTACACAACAAAGAAACGAGACACTTCATTTGCACTTATTTTCCAAGGCTGCAAAAAAAGTCTAAAAGACTCTGGCATATTAACAAAGGAAGCCAACAACAAAATTGATAAGTGACAACAGCATCAATTTTCATGTACTCATATATGTACCGTGATGTCTCCAACAGAG includes these proteins:
- the LOC136895560 gene encoding VWFA and cache domain-containing protein 1-like, whose product is MAKKIIDRSNVVHYCLLCVVSLWQANAGLLDPISIGNELQKFARDALGTDEMQVYFNGLQYHKQTLNGEDVKTQLAIKLADKFKARFEVIKRLKQAVEASYARRGIGNTKPVAKECCKADLSKLKYNENFRCSVDMENMCIKISGTASPNPVHLDEGVFREMKEISRLYPFIKWQYFGSDEGVTTLFPVYNDKDECSKYDPRYRPYYVETATPEAKDVVLVIDASASMVGEKMYIAKESAKTVLDTMNPKDQVGIVSFSTDISTPGENGAKSTCYGQRLALAIPANIRILKDYVTGLNPHGKTHYQQAFQKAFSLLKASIAADATAKPKKRVILFLTDGAPSEDEERRPIFQTIRDMNLQLNNSVIILTFGFGSVDQSTREILQDIAAQNTARYNVSVNSSVGDITPGIFTPVPDISTLRSKMATYYTLFASVQQLTQPVVSVPYVDAFGLGLIVTITLPCYHNGRFIGVTGTDFSMDDLTSDISLFQNQGHGAYAFMTNKPGRTMVHPLLPTPSGAYDDPVYLDIRALEPESEFNEVFNAISNEKSGSKTFVSKRFLPRGETEKDGVTVRNVNSTYHWTQLEGTEFSLGVVVPVSQAKDELNTLQIPKGYTFNYHRIDLDPPQKPCSHFGLLCEKDSTTIGFAPEAFSNPYNYIGNKETKADVDRFKAYMTDKTGTVPNPGLRSGIRDTVIATWKVEDLWLRDKSELTQYLVWRYIGTSNGVFRIAPGTTSEKGYDHRKRPWYYTALANTGSISLTTPYLDSAGPQSPGAGVVITAARAIFLGEPRYIHQTNDDVIGVMGADFSLRYFHRLLTKVYPECEDRKTYFCFVMNDAGFLIMHEDFLLSTATAADVEYVHITQKEKSLAEHLINRGYLRKKQCRNLKEIRKQSFYEVQLPNGFVDEIKNSDSCSKYQLSKIMGTNAYLGVAVRDAKFCVAESCSCSSDRKCSYLSPKCECPCTSPMQFDYCPSQFPLSSLPICPPSVPQAFVPSVFGPPNRTTKCDNQRSGLAKCFDPHCSAKNSSVTCEGIVSCHWCQYDKDDVPLRKQYCASSSVCFRGKEAKQQSNCDHAIQTTKESSTEKNWPEVSAEAIVATSIGCIALVVIMAIAVLVNRQRHTSNINLQLENQRQANPPPAPHREPQSDQPADAEGFYHELTEPPQRGSVDSLELQPNDRRSNSSLEERHPLGEFSQDEEKAEQEPPGIQNESHAANHLPHSNLPPQPPPRPQVTAESDACMKPCELPSESVDIDELSSSESNPYLECFP